From Streptomyces sp. NBC_00775, one genomic window encodes:
- a CDS encoding choice-of-anchor D domain-containing protein: MPSTRRRRTGNRLLALLTGCLLLGTGGTLPSLAAAPSRADESTISVDNLRTGWDQNEPGLAPSQVTSSDFGQQFSTAVDGQVYAQPLVAGKTVVAATENAKVYGLDSASGKINWTKNLGAPWPASAIGCGDLVPNFGVTSTPVHDPATNTVYLTAKINDGADVQHPNWYVHALNATTGAERSGWPVKVQGAPVNDPSHPFNPFTAAQRPGLLLMGGSVYVGFASHCDFGPYVGYVLGVNTTTRSTTLWATEDSSANGMAGIWMSGGGLVSDGPGRIFVSTGNGISPAPGPGSKPPGQLAESVVRLGVNSDGTMSAQDFFSPSNAPTLDTNDTDLGSGGPMALPDAAFGTSQHPHLMVEIGKDGRLFLLDRDNLGGRSQGPGGTDAVLSTFGPYEGVWGHPAAYGAEGGYVYTIGSRGPLRAFAYGVNGSGQPSLTNTGTSTGTFGYTSGSPVITSTGTTPGSALVWAIYTDGSNGANGQIRAYDAVPVKGKLNLRFSAPIGTASKFAVPATDGGRVYVGTRDGHVLAFGRPSTTALTGSPVDLGQVAVGSTGEATAKVTATQDVTITAVGTPSGSQFSAAPTGLPVTLHEGDTYSVPVSFAPTTPGADSSVLTFTTDAGAIGLGLTGYGTRPGLTAFPADLAFGTVATGTAKTLGVTFTNTGTEDETVSASSAPDAPFSADGLPADGTVVQPQQSVTVQVKYAPTTAGDDPGELSVTGQNGTATVDLTGTAVTGAARLTITPTSTDFGNVAVGKSVTKTFDISNTGNIPLTITKAKAPAAPFNVTNPLSEGQVIGPEDVIHQAVTFSPTALGEVTGTYQFTSDDGRGPQNEALKGTGTAPGRVTVPAPGAGGWKLNGSAQLSGNDLQLTQTGAYQAGSAVFPVPVATDGLRAAFTTVIGGGTGADGLTFGLLDPARATPSALGTDGGGLGWAGKPGVAITFDTYRGGSDPSSNFVGITTATSGGALTYVATTTNVPNLRSGPHAVAVAITGKTLTISMDGVRLLNTTVASLPPTALLAFTGATGGRTDIHTVRDSVITATSYAVPPPGPNGWTLNGSAALSGTDLVLTKTVQNTKGSGVQATAVPSARLKATFTAAIGGGTGADGLALLLLDSSKATPKALGGGGGGLGYAGLPGIAITLDTHRNTGDPSANFVGVATGGNGSPFTYAATSTAVPALRTGTHVVDVSVTTAGHILVSVDGTQVIDTAVTLPPNVLVGFSGATGGSTDNHTVNGVKVTY, encoded by the coding sequence ATGCCCAGCACGCGCAGACGACGGACAGGGAACCGGCTTCTCGCGCTGCTGACGGGCTGTCTGCTGCTGGGCACCGGCGGCACGTTGCCGTCGCTCGCGGCCGCCCCGTCCCGGGCCGACGAGTCGACGATCTCGGTCGACAACCTCCGCACCGGCTGGGACCAGAACGAACCCGGCCTGGCGCCCTCCCAGGTGACCAGCTCCGACTTCGGCCAGCAGTTCTCCACGGCCGTGGACGGTCAGGTCTACGCCCAGCCGCTGGTCGCCGGCAAGACCGTGGTCGCGGCCACCGAGAACGCCAAGGTGTACGGGCTCGACTCGGCGTCCGGGAAGATCAACTGGACGAAGAACCTGGGCGCTCCCTGGCCGGCCTCGGCGATCGGCTGCGGTGACCTGGTGCCGAACTTCGGGGTGACCTCGACCCCCGTGCACGATCCGGCGACCAACACCGTCTATCTCACCGCCAAGATCAACGACGGTGCCGACGTCCAGCACCCCAACTGGTACGTCCACGCGCTGAACGCCACCACCGGCGCCGAGCGCAGCGGGTGGCCGGTGAAGGTGCAGGGCGCCCCGGTCAACGACCCCAGCCATCCCTTCAACCCGTTCACCGCGGCCCAGCGCCCCGGCCTGCTCCTGATGGGCGGATCGGTCTACGTGGGCTTCGCCTCGCACTGCGACTTCGGCCCGTACGTCGGCTACGTCCTCGGCGTCAACACCACGACCCGCAGCACCACCCTGTGGGCGACGGAGGACTCCTCCGCCAACGGCATGGCCGGCATCTGGATGAGCGGCGGCGGCCTCGTCTCCGACGGCCCCGGCCGGATCTTCGTCTCCACCGGGAACGGCATCTCCCCGGCGCCCGGCCCCGGTTCGAAGCCGCCGGGCCAGCTGGCGGAGTCGGTGGTCCGGCTCGGGGTCAACAGCGACGGCACGATGTCCGCCCAGGACTTCTTCAGCCCCAGCAACGCCCCGACCCTCGACACCAACGACACCGACCTCGGCTCCGGCGGACCGATGGCGCTGCCCGACGCGGCATTCGGGACCAGCCAGCACCCTCATCTGATGGTGGAGATCGGCAAGGACGGCCGCCTCTTCCTCCTCGACCGGGACAACCTCGGCGGCCGCAGCCAGGGGCCCGGCGGCACCGATGCCGTGCTCAGCACCTTCGGCCCGTACGAGGGCGTCTGGGGGCACCCGGCCGCGTACGGCGCCGAGGGCGGTTATGTGTACACGATCGGCAGCAGGGGCCCGCTGCGTGCCTTCGCCTACGGCGTCAACGGCTCGGGCCAGCCCTCACTGACCAACACCGGTACCAGCACCGGCACCTTCGGCTACACCTCGGGCTCGCCCGTGATCACCTCCACCGGCACCACGCCGGGCTCCGCCCTCGTCTGGGCGATCTACACGGACGGCTCCAACGGCGCCAACGGCCAGATCCGCGCGTACGACGCCGTACCGGTCAAGGGAAAGCTGAACCTGCGCTTCTCCGCCCCGATCGGCACCGCGTCCAAGTTCGCCGTGCCGGCCACCGACGGCGGACGCGTCTACGTCGGCACCCGGGACGGCCATGTGCTCGCCTTCGGCCGGCCGTCCACCACCGCGCTGACCGGCAGCCCGGTCGACCTCGGCCAGGTGGCCGTGGGCAGCACCGGCGAGGCCACGGCGAAGGTGACCGCCACCCAGGACGTGACGATCACGGCGGTGGGTACGCCGTCGGGCAGTCAGTTCTCCGCCGCGCCCACCGGTCTGCCGGTCACCCTGCACGAGGGCGACACCTACTCGGTGCCGGTCTCGTTCGCGCCGACCACCCCCGGGGCGGACAGCTCGGTGCTGACCTTCACCACCGATGCCGGCGCGATCGGTCTCGGGCTGACCGGCTACGGGACCCGGCCCGGCCTCACTGCCTTCCCGGCCGATCTGGCCTTCGGCACGGTGGCCACCGGCACGGCCAAGACCCTGGGGGTGACCTTCACCAATACCGGTACCGAGGACGAGACGGTCTCCGCGAGCAGCGCACCGGACGCCCCCTTCAGCGCGGACGGCCTGCCTGCCGACGGCACCGTCGTCCAGCCTCAGCAGTCCGTCACCGTCCAGGTGAAGTACGCCCCGACGACCGCCGGCGACGACCCGGGGGAGCTCTCCGTCACCGGGCAGAACGGCACCGCGACCGTGGACCTCACGGGCACGGCGGTGACCGGCGCGGCGCGGCTGACGATCACTCCGACCTCCACCGACTTCGGCAACGTCGCGGTCGGGAAGTCGGTCACCAAGACCTTCGACATCAGCAACACGGGCAACATCCCCCTCACCATCACCAAGGCGAAGGCACCCGCGGCCCCGTTCAACGTGACCAATCCGCTGAGCGAGGGCCAGGTCATCGGCCCGGAGGACGTGATCCACCAGGCCGTCACGTTCTCCCCGACCGCCCTCGGTGAGGTCACCGGCACCTACCAGTTCACCTCCGACGACGGCCGGGGCCCGCAGAACGAAGCCCTCAAGGGCACCGGGACCGCGCCCGGCCGGGTCACCGTCCCGGCGCCCGGAGCGGGCGGCTGGAAGCTCAACGGATCCGCGCAGCTCTCCGGCAACGACCTCCAGCTCACCCAGACCGGCGCGTACCAGGCGGGCTCGGCGGTCTTCCCAGTGCCGGTGGCCACCGACGGCCTCAGGGCGGCGTTCACCACCGTCATCGGCGGCGGCACGGGCGCCGACGGACTCACGTTCGGCCTGCTGGACCCGGCCCGGGCCACTCCCAGCGCCCTGGGCACCGACGGCGGCGGGCTCGGCTGGGCGGGGAAGCCCGGCGTGGCGATCACCTTCGACACCTACCGGGGCGGCAGTGACCCGTCGTCGAACTTCGTCGGCATCACCACCGCCACGAGCGGCGGCGCCCTCACCTACGTGGCGACCACGACCAACGTGCCCAACCTTCGCTCGGGCCCGCACGCCGTCGCCGTCGCCATCACCGGGAAGACCCTCACCATCTCCATGGACGGCGTCCGGCTGCTGAACACGACAGTGGCCTCGCTGCCCCCGACGGCCCTGCTGGCCTTCACCGGCGCGACCGGCGGGCGGACCGACATCCACACGGTCCGGGACTCGGTCATCACCGCGACCTCATACGCGGTGCCGCCGCCCGGACCCAACGGCTGGACCCTCAACGGCTCCGCCGCGCTCTCCGGCACCGACCTGGTGCTCACCAAGACCGTTCAGAACACCAAGGGCTCCGGTGTGCAGGCGACCGCCGTACCGTCGGCGCGACTGAAGGCGACCTTCACCGCCGCGATCGGCGGCGGAACCGGCGCCGACGGCCTCGCCCTCCTGCTGCTCGACTCGTCCAAGGCGACTCCCAAGGCGCTGGGCGGCGGCGGAGGCGGCCTCGGCTACGCGGGACTGCCGGGCATCGCCATCACCCTGGACACCCACCGCAACACCGGCGACCCCTCGGCCAACTTCGTCGGGGTGGCCACCGGCGGGAACGGGTCCCCCTTCACCTACGCGGCCACCTCGACCGCCGTTCCCGCCCTGCGGACCGGTACGCACGTCGTCGACGTGAGCGTGACGACCGCCGGGCACATCCTGGTGAGTGTGGACGGCACGCAGGTCATCGACACCGCGGTGACCCTGCCGCCGAACGTGCTGGTCGGATTCAGCGGAGCCACCGGCGGTTCCACGGACAACCACACGGTCAACGGCGTCAAGGTCACCTACTGA
- a CDS encoding NtaA/DmoA family FMN-dependent monooxygenase (This protein belongs to a clade of FMN-dependent monooxygenases, within a broader family of flavin-dependent oxidoreductases, the luciferase-like monooxygenase (LMM) family, some of whose members use coenzyme F420 rather than FMN.) — protein sequence MSKPLKQIHLAAHFPGVNNTTVWSDPEAGSHIEFSSFAHFARTAERARFDFLFLAEGLRLREQGGRIYDLDVVGRPDTFTILTALAAVTEHLGLTGTINSTFNEPYEVARQFASLDHLSGGRAAWNVVTSWDAFTGENFRRGGFLPQEERYSRAKEFLTTANELFDSWHGDEILADQESGTFLRDAKAGAFVHQGQHFDIEGQFNVPRSPQGRPVVFQAGDSDEGREFAASSADAIFSRYSTLKEGQAFYTDVKGRLARHGRTRDQLLILPAATFVLGDTEAEAEERAREVRRQQVSGATAIKHLEFVWNRDLSAYDPDGPLPDIDPDLGEHTIARGRAQVRMYRDPLATAREWRERAAANNWSIRDLVIETGNRQAFVGSPSTVAETINSFVQADAADGFILVPHITPGGLDAFADTVVPLLQERGVFRTEYEGTTLRDHLGLAHPDAAAPGERVAS from the coding sequence ATGAGCAAGCCCCTGAAGCAGATCCATCTGGCCGCCCATTTCCCCGGCGTCAACAACACCACCGTATGGAGCGACCCGGAGGCCGGCAGCCACATCGAGTTCAGTTCCTTCGCGCACTTCGCGCGCACCGCCGAGCGCGCCAGGTTCGACTTCCTGTTCCTCGCCGAGGGACTTCGGCTGCGCGAACAGGGCGGCAGGATCTACGACTTGGACGTCGTCGGACGGCCCGACACCTTCACCATCCTCACCGCGCTCGCCGCCGTCACCGAACACCTCGGCCTGACCGGCACCATCAACTCCACCTTCAACGAGCCCTACGAGGTGGCCCGCCAGTTCGCGAGCCTCGACCACCTCTCCGGCGGGCGCGCCGCCTGGAACGTCGTCACCTCCTGGGACGCCTTCACCGGCGAGAACTTCCGCCGTGGCGGCTTCCTCCCGCAGGAGGAGCGCTACTCCCGGGCCAAGGAGTTCCTCACCACCGCGAACGAACTCTTCGACTCCTGGCACGGCGACGAGATCCTCGCCGACCAGGAGAGCGGCACCTTCCTGCGCGACGCGAAGGCCGGAGCCTTCGTGCACCAGGGCCAACACTTCGACATCGAGGGGCAGTTCAATGTTCCGCGCAGCCCGCAGGGCCGCCCCGTCGTCTTCCAGGCGGGCGACTCGGACGAGGGCCGCGAATTCGCCGCGTCCAGTGCAGACGCGATCTTCAGCCGGTACAGCACCCTGAAGGAGGGGCAGGCGTTCTACACGGACGTCAAGGGCCGCCTGGCCCGCCACGGCCGCACCCGCGACCAGCTGCTGATCCTGCCCGCCGCGACCTTCGTTCTCGGGGACACCGAGGCGGAGGCGGAGGAACGCGCCCGCGAGGTGCGGCGTCAGCAGGTCAGCGGCGCCACCGCCATCAAGCATCTGGAGTTCGTCTGGAATCGCGACCTGTCCGCGTACGACCCGGACGGTCCGCTCCCCGACATCGACCCCGACCTGGGCGAGCACACCATCGCCCGCGGTCGCGCCCAGGTGCGCATGTACCGCGACCCGCTGGCCACCGCCCGGGAGTGGCGGGAGCGTGCGGCGGCCAACAACTGGTCGATCCGTGACCTGGTCATCGAGACCGGCAACCGGCAGGCCTTCGTCGGCTCGCCGTCCACCGTCGCCGAGACCATCAACTCCTTCGTCCAGGCCGACGCCGCCGACGGTTTCATCCTCGTCCCGCACATCACCCCCGGCGGCCTCGACGCCTTCGCCGACACCGTGGTCCCGCTGCTCCAGGAGCGAGGGGTCTTCCGCACGGAGTACGAGGGCACCACCCTGCGCGACCACCTCGGCCTGGCGCACCCCGACGCGGCGGCACCGGGCGAACGGGTCGCGTCGTGA
- a CDS encoding LLM class flavin-dependent oxidoreductase, translating into MSSPSSLSPSSASSASSTGKLHLAVALDGAGWHPAAWREPAARPRELLTAAYWTDLVTEAERGLLDFVTIEDALGLQSSHLTEPDGRTDQVRGRLDAVLIAARVAPVTSHIGLVPTVVATHTEPFHISKAIATLDYVSTGRAGLRVQVSARRNEAAHFGRRTFPPFRFEDLESPAIRELVVEIFDEAADYVEAVRRLWDSWEDGAEIRDVATGRFIDRDKLHYVDFEGPRFSVKGPSITPRPPQGQPLVTALAHETGTGAPFRLVGRSADLGYLTPHDAEQARAVVAAVRAEQDAAGRSAEPLHLFGDLVVFLDDDPAAAAARRERLDSLAGHPYTSDARIFTGTPGQLADLLQELGQAGLSGFRLRPAVAGHDLPAITRGLVPELQRRGAFRDSYEADTLRGLLGLARPANRYAAATA; encoded by the coding sequence GTGTCCTCACCGTCTTCGCTGTCCCCCTCCTCCGCATCCTCCGCCTCCTCCACCGGAAAACTGCACCTCGCCGTCGCGCTCGACGGCGCCGGCTGGCACCCGGCCGCCTGGCGCGAACCGGCGGCCCGCCCCCGGGAGCTGCTCACCGCCGCCTACTGGACCGACCTGGTCACCGAGGCCGAACGCGGGCTGCTCGACTTCGTGACGATCGAGGACGCGCTCGGACTCCAGTCCTCGCACCTCACCGAACCCGACGGGCGGACGGACCAGGTCCGCGGACGCCTCGACGCCGTCCTCATCGCGGCCCGCGTCGCACCGGTGACCAGCCACATAGGCCTGGTGCCGACCGTGGTGGCCACCCACACGGAGCCCTTCCATATATCCAAGGCGATCGCCACCCTCGACTATGTGAGCACCGGTCGTGCGGGCCTCCGGGTGCAGGTGTCCGCACGCCGTAACGAGGCCGCGCACTTCGGCCGCCGCACCTTCCCCCCATTCCGTTTCGAGGACCTGGAGAGCCCGGCGATCAGGGAGTTGGTCGTCGAGATCTTCGACGAGGCCGCCGACTACGTCGAAGCGGTGCGCCGGCTCTGGGACAGCTGGGAGGACGGCGCGGAGATCCGGGACGTCGCCACCGGCCGCTTCATCGACCGCGACAAGCTGCACTACGTCGACTTCGAGGGCCCGCGCTTCAGCGTCAAGGGCCCCTCCATCACCCCCCGCCCGCCGCAGGGCCAGCCCCTGGTCACCGCACTGGCCCACGAGACCGGGACGGGTGCGCCGTTCCGGCTCGTGGGGCGTTCCGCCGATCTCGGATACCTCACCCCGCACGACGCCGAGCAGGCACGTGCCGTCGTCGCCGCGGTCCGCGCCGAACAGGACGCGGCCGGTCGCTCCGCGGAGCCCCTGCATCTCTTCGGCGACCTGGTGGTGTTCCTGGACGACGACCCCGCCGCCGCGGCGGCGCGCCGGGAGCGTCTCGACTCCCTCGCGGGACACCCGTACACCAGCGACGCGCGGATCTTCACCGGAACGCCCGGACAACTGGCCGATCTGCTCCAGGAGTTGGGCCAGGCCGGACTGTCCGGCTTCCGGCTGCGCCCCGCCGTCGCCGGCCACGACCTCCCGGCGATCACCCGGGGCCTGGTTCCCGAACTCCAGCGCCGCGGCGCCTTCCGGGACTCGTACGAGGCCGACACCCTGCGCGGGCTGCTGGGGCTGGCCCGCCCCGCCAACCGCTATGCCGCCGCCACCGCCTGA
- a CDS encoding putative leader peptide — protein MDDDTKTARPGARRAGRAEVTEVPGVSRLPAKVLAPRRRVHLYSRPHIDLQRVAGALCRS, from the coding sequence ATGGACGACGACACGAAGACGGCGCGGCCAGGGGCCCGCCGCGCCGGGAGGGCGGAGGTGACCGAGGTGCCGGGTGTGTCCCGACTCCCCGCCAAGGTCCTGGCGCCGCGCCGCCGCGTCCATCTGTACTCCCGGCCGCACATCGACCTGCAGCGCGTGGCCGGCGCGCTCTGTCGCTCCTGA
- a CDS encoding ABC transporter substrate-binding protein, giving the protein MPTYFSRRSLIRGITAATAVASLAAGLAACGGDSDAATTTDTAGTVTVGQLSNGAAKQAELKVSEVKSISAELPASVRRSGKLEIGVGALPDGFPPLAYVGTDQKSLTGAEPDLARLVAAVLGLKPELRNATWENMFVGIDSGKFDAAFANITDTEERKKKYDFASYRKDNVGFEVLKKSTWNFDGDYENLAGKTVAVDNGTNQEKILLEWQTKLKKEGKQLTVKNFASKNSTYLALTGGKIDAYFAANPGVAYHVTQTAKSPNPTRSAGTFSGAGASLQGLIAATTKKDSGLAKPIADAINHLIKNGQYAKWLSAWNLSNEAVTTSEVNPAGLPLDNS; this is encoded by the coding sequence ATGCCTACGTACTTCTCCCGACGCAGCCTGATACGCGGTATCACCGCGGCCACCGCCGTTGCCTCGCTCGCCGCCGGGCTCGCCGCCTGCGGAGGCGACAGCGACGCCGCCACGACGACCGACACCGCGGGCACGGTGACCGTGGGACAGCTGTCCAACGGGGCCGCCAAGCAGGCCGAGTTGAAGGTCTCCGAGGTGAAGTCGATCAGCGCGGAGCTGCCCGCGTCGGTCCGCAGGAGCGGCAAACTGGAGATCGGCGTCGGCGCCCTGCCCGACGGCTTCCCGCCCCTGGCGTACGTCGGCACGGACCAGAAGTCCCTCACCGGCGCCGAACCCGACCTCGCCCGCCTGGTCGCCGCGGTTCTGGGCCTCAAGCCCGAGCTGCGGAACGCCACTTGGGAGAACATGTTCGTCGGCATCGACAGCGGCAAGTTCGACGCTGCCTTCGCCAACATCACCGACACCGAGGAGCGCAAGAAGAAGTACGACTTCGCCTCCTACCGCAAGGACAACGTCGGTTTCGAGGTGCTCAAGAAGAGCACATGGAACTTCGACGGCGACTACGAGAACCTCGCAGGCAAGACCGTCGCCGTCGACAACGGCACCAACCAGGAGAAGATCCTCCTGGAGTGGCAGACCAAGCTCAAGAAGGAGGGCAAGCAGCTCACGGTCAAGAACTTCGCGAGCAAGAACAGCACCTATCTGGCGCTGACCGGCGGGAAGATCGACGCGTACTTCGCCGCCAACCCCGGTGTCGCCTACCACGTCACACAGACAGCCAAGTCGCCCAACCCGACGCGTAGCGCGGGCACGTTCTCCGGCGCCGGCGCGTCGCTGCAGGGCCTGATCGCGGCGACCACGAAGAAGGACAGCGGGCTGGCCAAGCCGATCGCCGACGCGATCAACCACCTGATCAAGAACGGCCAGTACGCCAAGTGGCTGTCCGCCTGGAACCTCTCCAACGAGGCCGTCACCACCTCCGAGGTCAACCCGGCCGGGCTTCCGCTCGACAACTCCTGA
- a CDS encoding amino acid ABC transporter ATP-binding protein: MTTAQTLDVSPAALEVHDVHKWYGAHRVLDGVDLTVRPGEVTVILGPSGSGKSTLLRVINHLEKPEIGYVSVNGELVGVRRQGERLKELSERAILSQRSRIGFVFQNFNLFPHLTVLDNVAAAPVATGKLTKPEAQELARELLGRVGLAEKTGAYPRQLSGGQQQRVAIARALALRPGIILFDEPTSALDPELVGEVLAVIKDLATSGTTLVIVTHEIGFAREVADRVVFIDDGKVVEQGPPAQVLDHPRHERTRDFLSKVL; the protein is encoded by the coding sequence ATGACCACCGCCCAGACCCTCGACGTCAGTCCGGCCGCGCTCGAGGTCCATGACGTGCACAAGTGGTACGGGGCCCACCGGGTGCTCGACGGCGTCGACCTGACGGTGCGGCCCGGTGAGGTCACCGTCATCCTCGGCCCGTCCGGCTCCGGCAAGTCCACGCTGCTGCGAGTGATCAACCACCTGGAGAAGCCCGAGATCGGCTACGTCAGCGTCAACGGTGAGCTGGTCGGGGTACGACGCCAGGGGGAGCGGCTGAAGGAGCTCAGCGAGCGCGCCATCCTGAGCCAGCGCAGCCGGATCGGCTTCGTCTTCCAGAACTTCAACCTGTTCCCGCACCTGACCGTCCTCGACAACGTGGCCGCCGCGCCCGTGGCCACCGGGAAGCTGACCAAGCCCGAGGCCCAGGAACTGGCCCGCGAACTCCTCGGCCGGGTGGGCCTGGCGGAGAAGACCGGCGCCTACCCGCGCCAGCTCTCCGGCGGCCAGCAGCAGCGGGTGGCCATCGCCCGCGCGCTCGCCCTGCGCCCGGGGATCATCCTGTTCGACGAGCCCACCTCGGCGCTCGACCCCGAACTGGTCGGCGAGGTCCTGGCTGTCATCAAGGACTTGGCGACCAGCGGCACCACCCTCGTCATCGTCACCCACGAGATCGGCTTCGCCCGCGAGGTCGCCGACCGGGTCGTCTTCATCGACGACGGCAAGGTCGTCGAACAGGGCCCGCCCGCACAGGTGTTGGACCACCCGCGGCACGAGCGGACCCGGGACTTCCTCAGCAAGGTGCTCTGA
- a CDS encoding amino acid ABC transporter permease produces MSEPPGAAVSLAGAPPADSPSKPLTAQRVLPLRRPGRWIGTAVVLVLVAQIIHGLATNPFYQWDRFRYWFLRPTILDGLVVTLEAAALSAVLGLLGGILLAVARLSGSPVLRAVSWVYTWLFRSVPLIVVLIFLYNFSALYQTLSIGVPFGPAFFTFDESRLATDLTVAVVGLSLNEAAYAAEVVRGGILSVDQGQHEAAAALGLPKTYQFTRIVFPQALRSITPNYVNQLIGLIKSTSLVFYVSLLDLFGSVQTMGSTYPGDIVPLLVVATVWYLILTSAVSVVQFYVERYFARGATRTLPPTPLQKLRTGLSDLRARLRKEAAV; encoded by the coding sequence ATGAGTGAACCCCCTGGCGCCGCCGTGTCCCTCGCCGGGGCACCGCCCGCCGACTCCCCGTCGAAGCCGCTCACGGCTCAGCGAGTGCTGCCGCTGCGCAGGCCCGGCCGCTGGATCGGCACGGCCGTCGTCCTGGTCCTGGTCGCCCAGATCATCCACGGTCTGGCCACCAACCCGTTCTACCAGTGGGACCGTTTCCGCTACTGGTTCCTGCGCCCGACCATCCTCGACGGACTCGTCGTCACCCTCGAAGCGGCCGCGCTCAGCGCGGTGTTGGGGCTGCTCGGCGGCATCCTGCTCGCCGTCGCCCGGCTCTCGGGAAGCCCGGTGCTGCGCGCGGTGAGCTGGGTGTACACGTGGCTGTTCCGCTCCGTACCGCTGATCGTCGTCCTGATCTTCCTCTACAACTTCAGTGCCCTGTACCAGACGTTGAGCATCGGAGTGCCGTTCGGACCGGCCTTCTTCACCTTCGACGAGTCGCGGCTCGCCACCGACCTGACGGTCGCTGTCGTCGGACTCAGCCTCAACGAGGCGGCGTACGCGGCCGAGGTCGTCCGCGGCGGCATCCTCTCCGTCGACCAGGGCCAGCACGAGGCCGCGGCCGCGCTCGGCCTGCCGAAGACCTACCAGTTCACCCGGATCGTCTTCCCGCAGGCACTCAGGTCCATCACCCCCAACTACGTCAACCAGCTGATCGGCCTGATCAAGAGCACGTCCCTGGTGTTCTACGTCTCGCTGCTCGACCTGTTCGGCTCGGTACAGACGATGGGCAGCACCTATCCCGGCGACATCGTGCCGCTCCTGGTGGTCGCCACCGTCTGGTATCTGATCCTCACGAGCGCCGTGTCCGTCGTCCAGTTCTACGTCGAGCGGTACTTCGCCCGGGGCGCCACGCGCACCCTGCCGCCGACACCGCTGCAGAAGCTGCGGACCGGCCTCAGCGATCTGCGGGCCCGGCTGCGCAAGGAGGCCGCCGTATGA
- a CDS encoding putative leader peptide — MHRNNLTRRLHIDLLRVSSAY, encoded by the coding sequence ATGCACAGGAACAACCTGACGAGGCGCCTGCACATCGACTTGTTGCGGGTCTCCAGCGCGTACTAG
- a CDS encoding glutathione S-transferase family protein, whose product MPKTVSRASTTGTSGMCTRIGVGAAGGFYPAPHRYQLYLSLNCPRSLCLSITLGLLGLEDSVATTVVALPTETPDACASLRSAYEATWHRYEGPLTAPALCDRWSGRIVSNHTPHILRDLAGLLTGHDEACVPLLHPPALAADIDALRELLDRDVTSTAGPAARSATLDLLDRQLATHTYVLGEGLTAADVDVWVALTHLDVPDALSRHSHLRAYVRRLAEHPAFQRAASVRPSPERSATGVG is encoded by the coding sequence ATGCCCAAGACCGTTTCGCGCGCTTCGACCACCGGCACGTCAGGCATGTGCACCCGCATCGGCGTCGGCGCCGCCGGTGGTTTCTACCCGGCGCCGCACCGCTATCAGCTGTACCTTTCCCTGAACTGTCCGCGCTCGCTGTGCCTTTCGATCACCCTCGGTCTGCTCGGTCTCGAGGACTCGGTCGCCACCACCGTCGTGGCACTCCCCACCGAGACACCGGACGCGTGCGCCTCGCTGCGCAGCGCCTACGAGGCCACCTGGCACCGCTACGAGGGCCCGCTGACCGCGCCCGCGCTGTGCGACCGCTGGAGCGGACGCATCGTCAGCAACCACACCCCCCACATCCTTCGCGATCTCGCGGGTCTCCTGACCGGCCACGACGAAGCATGCGTCCCGCTGCTGCACCCGCCGGCCCTCGCCGCGGACATCGACGCCCTGCGCGAACTCCTCGACCGGGACGTCACATCCACCGCTGGGCCGGCGGCCCGTTCGGCGACGCTGGATCTGCTGGACCGTCAACTCGCCACACATACCTACGTGTTGGGCGAGGGGCTGACCGCGGCCGACGTGGACGTCTGGGTGGCGCTCACTCATCTCGACGTACCCGACGCCCTCTCCCGGCACAGCCACCTTCGCGCCTATGTGCGCCGCCTCGCCGAGCATCCCGCCTTCCAGCGCGCCGCGTCCGTACGCCCGTCCCCCGAGCGGTCCGCGACGGGCGTCGGCTGA